Proteins encoded together in one Lathyrus oleraceus cultivar Zhongwan6 chromosome 5, CAAS_Psat_ZW6_1.0, whole genome shotgun sequence window:
- the LOC127081665 gene encoding uncharacterized protein LOC127081665, with the protein MEMGKYKKFMEMFTKLQVSNPFCESLEKMFLYANFMKEILPRKLKLKYYENIALTKECSTIIQRNLPLKLKDPWKFTISCTIDIVEDTVEESSQVNSFLSPIERIQHNQPSSEMEEENIKRFLRENMEELGWNVTNLKVITPAYCIHNIKLGKEFKLVIQPQRILNPTMKEVVKNEVLKLLEAYMIYHIFDSSSVILDHVFPKNGGVTVIRNEKNELILTHTVIGWRICIDYQRLNQTTKEDHFHLPFTNQVLERLGGQAYYCFLDDYLGHNQILVDPADQEKTTFTYLLGVFAYQRIPFELCKALATFQRCMLSIFFYMIESSVEIQEFDLEIKDRKGVENVVYDQLSRLDNFKVTQKEKTIIEDFLNEHLLSINERLWFEDMDNYKATKSVPEEYTSQQKKKFYKEVYFHLWDDPYSFKVKASSCIANDAYYC; encoded by the exons ATGGAAATGGGGAAGTACAAAAAATTTATGGAAATGTTTACGAAGCTCCAAGTTAGTAATCCATTTTGTGAATCTTTAGAAAAAATGTTTCTATACGCTAATTTCATGAAAGAGATACTCCCAAGAAAGCTTAAGTTGAAGTATTATGAGAATATAGCTTTGACTAAAGAGTGTAGTACTATCATTCAAAGGAATCTTCCACTAAAACTCAAGGATCCGTGGAAATTCACTATTAGTTGTACCATTG ATATAGTTGAAGACACGGTTGAGGAAAGTTCTCAAGTAAACTCATTTTTATCACCAATAGAGAGG ATCCAACACAACCAGCCATCATCTGAAATGGAAGAAGAAAATATCAAGAGATTCTTGAGAGAGAATATGGAAGAATTGGGATGGAATGTTACTAACTTGAAAGTGATAACTCCAGCTTATTGTATTCATAATATCAAACTTGGGAAAGAATTTAAATTAGTGATTCAACCTCAAAGAATACTTAATCCTACAATGAAAGAGGTTGTGAAAAATGAGGTGTTGAAGTTACTTGAAGCATATATGATTTATCATATATTTGATAGCTCTTCGGTTATTCTAGATCATGTATTCCCAAAGAATGGAGGTGTCACTGTCATCAGAAACGAGAAGAACGAGTTAATTCTGACTCATACAGTTATCGGGTGGCGAATATGCATTGACTATCAGAGGTTAAATCAGACAACTAAGGAGGATCACTTTCATCTACCTTTCACGAATCAGGTGTTGGAGAGATTAGGGGGACAAGCATATTATTGTTTTCTGGACGACTATTTAGGGCACAATCAGATTCTTGTAGACCCTGCAGAtcaagaaaagacaacgttcacataTCTATTAGGAGTTTTTGCATACCAAAGGATACCTTTCGAGTTATGCAAAGCTCTAGCTACTTTTCAAAGGTGCATgctttctatttttttttatatgaTTGAAAGCTCCGTTGAG ATACAAGAGTTTGACTTGGAAATCAAAGACAGGAAGGGAGTGGAGAATGTAGTATATGATCAACTATCGAGATTGGACAATTTCAAAGTGACTCAAAAGGAAAAGACCATCATTGAAGATTTCCTGAATGAGCACTTGTTATCCATCAATGAAAGATTGTGGTTTGAAGACATGGATAACTACAAAGCTACAAAAAGTGTCCCTGAAGAGTATACCTCgcaacaaaagaagaaattctaCAAGGAAGTTTACTTTCATTTGTGGGATGATCCCTACTCGTTCAAG GTTAAAGCGTCTTCGTGTATAGCTAATGATGCCTACtattgttaa
- the LOC127085874 gene encoding uncharacterized protein LOC127085874 translates to MATQTQTLRPPNFSEDVAWVPSWFQNLRTDGFSEYAKESQALSIQTEKDLAPSPENGIDVKGLNVLSREEGGYRSCHLFLSGGDASSLSVAPSPGNVFQFNLHLSSDVDSLFCPTQDLNQSHHAAAPSKALSLQLAQTSLDFRENVHSMMGSRACEPDALSSFIPEPMKKDSLKSLVDTIGSVRQQKEKSKVEYFKSDDISDAVELSIAASEALVIHDLVKMESVSETLSTETVLEIALRVKQARLEGLEDGFLSSSVESDCSDSLSDLNDFLMEDAYEDIGLSIGVSFEENLSNSATSHGKGVSGDENYNEGNGKHEDIVLTSKLAKFDYKSEQKKFQVNMEMEVQQNTDSPPHSFCAETVMDSDDPDLGAETVMDSDDPDLGAETVKDSDDPDLGAETVMDSDDPDLGAETVMDSDDPDLGANTPKHFVKDLPTSHEYKDDKTNDLSLNKTDGLAMADLTSINPQNSLNSSPFQTSENFKDKKNENWAAYLAPERFRSRWLGGWACKELDSSSLNQNNAKLNQNNAKCIPKFLVRQTSFLTESADIVPNERSRVVKHDPNRVRETSFLTDSADIVPDERLPVLKHDPKRPRETSFLTESADIVPNERSRVVKHDPNRVRETSFLTDSADIVPDERLPVLKHDPKRPRETSFLTEFADIVPDESSCVLKHDPKCAISSQLSMPCEVSHNKPDEDVLHSQDTVRCSNLSLIDPLCSVVPCSIASEHDYYKALMDKENDTKYFSPLVSDFEADNCQRNTTLDRRDEKIMSIIDGKDIPIITTEVVQQMSEKLTRVEHTCLKTYSMITPNQDVKQNFHLTPLSTNQSDGAAASLGTRVSESPSASKHVDENKNEVNNQHLIDQKSIIQITDDKSDELNASELTQKRRSPINLNHRSRHRLLGPKAAVNGVSIEQNINQYVVPETVVQHQPNNNPSKVQIECSKSVDGDVRVRKQVRFSDKVEELHQKRKLSKLESSHKCSSIRAKRQRVSKSLTTSAHRMRHPVINYCRGAVNEFIFRGIEFLLTGLPSQKERELEALIRSSGGVVLYDIPSPPNSKGKKSSTLSCLQLPIILCKKKLQTTKFLYGCAVGASILKVHWLTDCLASGTILLPEKYMILPTRDDMKWTRIGKAVHHINRKHIFEKVGIMLHGKHSFCTKFACIIKHGGGRAFKTLQWLVRSTDEESTLMGAIVVEEKATISRHLKSCALERNIPIMTSSWIIKSLYSGNLIPLSLTKENSMHSLQSVQVPEVRNNIDMSEEI, encoded by the exons ATGGCCACTCAAACTCAAACTCTCCGTCCTCCGAACTTCTCCGAG GATGTAGCTTGGGTACCAAGTTGGTTTCAGAATCTTAGAACAGATGGGTTTAGTGAATATGCAAAGGAGTCTCAAGCTCTTTCTATCCAAACAGAGAAG GATTTGGCACCTTCTCCAGAAAATGGTATTGATGTCAAAGGCCTTAATGTATTATCAAGGGAAGAAGGTGGATACAGGAGTTGCCATTTATTCTTATCTGGAGGCGATGCCTCATCTCTTAGTGTTGCTCCATCTCCTGGAAAT GTATTCCAGTTTAATCTGCATCTTTCTTCAGATGTGGATTCACTCTTTTGCCCAACCCAAGATTTGAATCAATCTCATCACGCGGCTGCACCAAGTAAAGCTTTGTCGTTGCAACTTGCTCAAACTTCCTTAGATTTTAGAGAAAATGTACATTCCATGATGGGCAGCCGTGCCTGTGAACCTGATGCATTGTCTTCTTTCATTCCTGAACCAATGAAAAAAGATTCTTTAAAATCTCTTGTTGATACAATTGGTTCTGTTAGACAACAGAAAGAAAAATCCAAGGTCGAATATTTCAAAAGTGATGATATCAGTGATGCAGTTGAACTTTCTATTGCAGCATCTGAGGCATTGGTCATACATGATTTAGTAAAGATGGAGTCAGTATCAGAAACATTGAGTACAGAAACTGTACTTGAAATTGCACTTCGAGTGAAGCAGGCACGTCTTGAGGGGTTAGAAGATGGCTTCCTTTCGTCAAGCGTAGAATCTGACTGTAGTGATTCCCTCTCTGATTTAAATGATTTCCTTATGGAAGATGCCTATGAAGATATAGGCTTATCTATTGGCGTTTCCTTTGAAGAAAATCTTTCCAATTCAGCTACATCTCATGGGAAAGGTGTGTCTGGTGATGAAAATTATAATGAAGGCAATGGTAAACACGAAGATATAGTGCTTACATCTAAGCTTGCTAAGTTTGATTATAAATCTGAGCAAAAGAAGTTCCAAGTCAACATGGAGATGGAAGTGCAGCAAAATACAGACTCACCTCCACATTCTTTTTGTGCTGAGACGGTGATggattctgatgatcctgatttGGGTGCTGAGACGGTGATggattctgatgatcctgatttGGGTGCTGAGACGGTGAAggattctgatgatcctgatttGGGTGCTGAGACGGTGATggattctgatgatcctgatttGGGTGCTGAGACGGTGATggattctgatgatcctgatttGGGTGCTAATACTCCAAAGCATTTTGTGAAAGATCTTCCTACATCTCATGAATACAAAGATGATAAGACCAATGATTTATCCCTTAACAAG ACAGATGGTTTGGCTATGGCTGATCTTACTTCTATCAACCCACAAAATAGTCTGAACTCATCACCTTTTCAGACTTCTGAAAATTTCA AAGATAAGAAAAATGAGAACTGGGCAGCTTACCTAGCTCCAGAAAGATTTAGAAGCCGCTGGTTAGGGGGATGGGCATGTAAG GAATTAGATTCCTCTTCATTGAACCAGAACAATGCAAAATTGAACCAGAACAATGCAAAATGTATTCCGAAGTTTCTAGTCAGGCAGACAAGCTTTCTTACAGAATCTGCAGATATTGTTCCAAATGAGCGCTCACGTGTGGTGAAACATGATCCCAACCGTGTCAGAGAGACAAGCTTTCTTACAGATTCTGCAGATATTGTTCCAGATGAGCGCTTACCTGTGCTGAAACATGATCCCAAGCGTCCCAGAGAGACAAGCTTTCTTACAGAATCTGCAGATATTGTTCCAAATGAGCGCTCACGTGTGGTGAAACATGATCCCAACCGTGTCAGAGAGACAAGCTTTCTTACAGATTCTGCAGATATTGTTCCAGATGAGCGCTTACCTGTGCTGAAACATGATCCCAAGCGTCCCAGAGAGACAAGCTTTCTTACAGAATTTGCAGATATTGTTCCAGATGAGAGCTCATGTGTGCTGAAACATGATCCCAAGTGCGCCATTAGTTCTCAACTAAGTATGCCTTGTGAAGTTTCACACAACAAACCTGATGAGGATGTATTGCATTCTCAAGATACGGTCAGATGTTCTAATCTATCATTGATTGATCCTCTCTGTTCAGTTGTTCCATGTAGCATTGCTTCAGAACATGACTATTACAAAGCTCTTATGGACAAAGAAAATGACACCAAGTATTTTTCCCCGTTGGTCTCTGACTTTGAGGCGGACAATTGTCAAAGGAATACTACATTGGACCGTAGAGATGAGAAAATCATGTCTATAATAGATGGGAAAGATATTCCAATTATTACAACAGAGGTGGTACAACAGATGTCTGAGAAGTTAACCAGGGTCGAGCATACTTGTCTTAAGACTTATAGCATGATTACACCAAACCAAGATGTTAAGCAAAATTTTCATTTGACACCACTTTCAACTAATCAAAGTGATGGTGCTGCTGCATCTTTGGGCACAAGGGTTTCAGAGTCTCCCTCTGCATCCAAGCATGTAGATGAAAACAAAAATGAAGTGAATAATCAACATTTGATTGATCAAAAGTCAATTATACAAATAACCGATGACAAGAGTGACGAGTTAAATGCTTCAGAACTGACACAAAAGAGGAGGTCACCTATTAATCTAAACCATAGATCACGCCACCGCTTGCTGGGCCCTAAAGCTGCTGTAAATGGTGTCAGTATAGAGCAAAATATAAACCAATATGTAGTACCGGAGACTGTTGTTCAGCATCAACCGAACAATAATCCTAGTAAGGTACAGATTGAGTGCAGTAAATCTGTTGATGGAGATGTTAGAGTCAGAAAGCAAGTACGTTTCTCAGATAAAGTGGAAGAGCTTCATCAGAAAAGAAAACTGTCAAAGTTGGAATCTTCTCATAAAT GTTCATCTATTAGAGCAAAAAGACAACGGGTTTCAAAGTCATTAACTACTTCTGCACATCGTATGCGACATCCTGTGATAAATTATTGCAGAGGTGCAGTGAATGAATTCATATTTCGAGGTATAGAGTTCCTCCTGACTGGATTACCTAGTCAGAAGGAAAGGGAACTGGAAGCACTTATAAGAAGTTCTGGTGGGGTGGTTCTTTATGATATTCCCTCTCCACCAAATTCAAAGGGCAAAAAAAGTTCAACCTTATCTTGCTTGCAGCTTCCTATTATTCTATGTAAAAAAAAG CTGCAAACCACCAAATTCTTGTATGGCTGTGCTGTTGGTGCCTCAATACTAAAAGTTCACTGGCTTACTGACTGTCTTGCATCTGGAACAATTTTGCTACCTGAAAA ATACATGATTCTTCCAACTCGAGATGACATGAAGTGGACCAGAATTGGGAAGGCAGTTCATCACATAAACCGAAAGCATATTTTTGAAAAAGTAGGCATTATGCTTCACGGGAAGCATAGTTTCTGCACCAAATTTGCATGTATCATCAAA CATGGAGGTGGACGGGCATTCAAAACTCTTCAATGGTTAGTTCGGAGCACAGATGAGGAAAGTACTTTGATGGGAGCCATTGTAGTTGAAGAAAAGGCTACAATATCACGTCACCTGAAGTCCTGTGCTTTGGAGCGGAATATTCCTATTATG ACTTCTAGTTGGATCATAAAAAGCTTATATTCAGGAAACTTAATTCCTTTGAGTTTGACCAAAGAAAACAGTATGCATTCACTGCAATCTGTTCAAGTCCCTGAAGTTCGGAATAATATTGATATGAGTGAAGAAATATAA